The following coding sequences are from one Treponema bryantii window:
- a CDS encoding LamG-like jellyroll fold domain-containing protein, translated as MLGNCIKKRLLIIAVSAVMCACGAAELFAKEYVLGGKGGWPVFQQQENITTGKGRYGYDCIQLASNSFVFDEYTDLLIDFEDAQMPISNGDYTINRNNFQLTNQTKNEKAAGLSRNMGGLSISGQPGSFFGSEGLMGSFSIEFWLCPSIAENGEIVLNWESSRNEDGRLAFQVISGTFDKGHLRWELNNIFDLYVNEAGRNEVELKGSSKIIPDVWSYHVLSFDCETGILEYIVNGITEDLTYITTTRSEGGDVSLVYLGTPSELAICSEYTGKIDDFRILRRPYTPPDFQSAENAGRVGHTQYLPSGGRFVTKPIMVSTGSVLNKLEAEMNVPAQTEVCYYVRSGENFYGWNEEYPEWKPVESGEELTGITGLYFQVAVELMPDGNGEQTPAITTIKLDFTELPEPLPPFIVKAVAGNGSVTVSWNYSVDDTAGGYYLYYGTRPGEYLGRIAIEGESPINVGNTSSFTVTGLENGKIYYFAVAAWSALDMRVVGNLSKEVFARPLARLK; from the coding sequence ATGTTAGGAAATTGTATCAAAAAAAGACTTCTTATTATAGCGGTTTCGGCTGTGATGTGTGCCTGTGGCGCGGCTGAACTTTTTGCTAAGGAATATGTACTTGGTGGAAAAGGCGGCTGGCCTGTTTTTCAGCAGCAGGAAAATATAACTACTGGAAAAGGCCGTTATGGCTATGACTGTATTCAGCTCGCTTCTAACTCTTTTGTATTTGATGAATATACAGATTTACTTATAGATTTTGAAGATGCTCAGATGCCGATTTCTAACGGCGACTATACTATCAACAGAAATAACTTCCAGCTTACAAATCAGACAAAAAATGAAAAAGCTGCAGGTCTCAGCCGAAATATGGGGGGGCTCAGCATTTCCGGACAGCCGGGAAGTTTCTTTGGATCTGAAGGTTTGATGGGCTCATTCTCAATTGAATTCTGGCTTTGTCCTTCAATTGCAGAAAATGGTGAAATAGTTTTGAACTGGGAATCTTCTCGAAATGAAGACGGACGGCTTGCATTCCAGGTTATAAGCGGTACTTTTGATAAAGGTCATCTGCGCTGGGAATTGAACAATATTTTTGATTTATATGTGAATGAAGCTGGCCGTAATGAAGTTGAACTGAAAGGCTCTTCAAAAATCATACCTGATGTCTGGAGCTATCATGTACTGTCGTTTGATTGTGAGACGGGTATTCTTGAATATATAGTTAACGGAATTACAGAAGACCTTACATATATAACAACAACCCGTTCAGAAGGCGGAGATGTAAGTCTTGTTTATCTTGGAACTCCTTCTGAACTCGCAATCTGTTCGGAATATACAGGAAAGATAGATGATTTCAGAATCCTTCGTCGTCCTTATACTCCACCAGATTTCCAGTCAGCAGAAAATGCAGGAAGAGTTGGACATACACAGTATCTCCCAAGTGGCGGCCGTTTTGTAACTAAGCCTATTATGGTTTCTACAGGTTCTGTATTAAATAAGCTTGAAGCAGAAATGAATGTTCCTGCTCAGACAGAAGTATGCTATTACGTGCGTTCTGGAGAAAACTTTTATGGCTGGAACGAAGAATATCCTGAATGGAAGCCTGTAGAAAGTGGAGAGGAACTTACAGGAATTACAGGCCTTTATTTCCAGGTTGCAGTTGAACTTATGCCTGATGGAAACGGTGAACAGACACCTGCAATTACAACTATTAAACTTGATTTTACAGAACTACCTGAGCCATTGCCTCCGTTTATTGTAAAGGCAGTTGCTGGTAACGGTAGTGTTACAGTTTCATGGAATTACTCTGTAGATGATACAGCCGGCGGTTATTATCTTTATTATGGAACCCGTCCCGGAGAATATCTTGGAAGAATTGCAATAGAAGGTGAATCACCAATCAATGTTGGAAATACAAGCTCGTTTACAGTTACAGGATTGGAAAACGGTAAAATATACTATTTTGCAGTGGCAGCCTGGTCAGCGCTGGATATGAGGGTAGTCGGAAATCTTTCTAAGGAAGTTTTCGCAAGACCATTGGCACGGTTAAAGTAG
- a CDS encoding tetratricopeptide repeat protein: protein MANSLNLAKAQNAITAHDWTTAARLYKEMLRGDEGNVEYLQQLGSIYVRAGQDEKAIPYYEQIITVNPENTDAMVSLGGIFRRLKRYEDSVNILHKAQESSANNPSVNYSIGFTYKEMGAYDDAIDAFESVISRNPDDVLAHNHLGAIYFAKKDYNTAIATYKRGLQVDQNHPILNYNLAHVYEDIKNFPEAVRCYETALKTRPGWLEAIRDFSELLIRCQETKQAQELVEQSIKLHPDDVDLLCILGRIYLNQFDYDNATKTFKRAESLKNNDINILLGLSKSLEKGMKIEPAMEKIVDAVGIEPENLDVCKQYSHVLLSAQRYDKALDVIKKIDEKSDGKDLQILDLYGQYFVCRGDEEAAETYFNKIRKINHHYKDYMINAADRYIQTGNYEKAEEMANKFVESRPNMPEGYNLLGTISTARGELNKAKAEYEKGLSLKNPNIYAVKQLEKIHSEMEANKEIYNDEEMPIAVDADTLPEEEGGNLTESGSLIDNDENTADQVDALLSSGSDEEDELPDIGSLEATPPIEQALSGEDGEFWEDFDDDPDAVNKPLIDEEDEAYDENSEDSDLMTMMTPDAAETGNDLKSGLSEDAGDFDFGDFEDGGIVDQEEETAAEPEASDVSEAEPEIPESKAETSVPVAGNPVVSPEAPAAESEQPMFEPDSSVVEPEFAEQNASSPVSMPEAQQMMQDLKNQQKELELQQRELALQQKELADELKQENEKMIQQTVEKAVEEAVEEKLSAYDLQPEPVADETVVEEPFVEEPVFDETVTAEEPVVENEPVVEEDAVVENEPVFEESAIDDFVEEPVFEKESVVEEPIVEAESDAENEPIFEDSIIEEESVDETPVVDETIEDDMDILTSDPFVTVDEMSSLFGDDFYQSPAPVIEESNDEPLSDENFVTADDMIDKIGRILNDDEMKKSCSAELELFKTLRTLAGFLPEKEKNSFDCCRMRMVIEYIIQKMSGKPGLLITAESLIKSGVLGEEYNRQLEDCCDEELSNDLIRHVITDMKKLAQGLEDRELCNALCVSADGILEQIALIDQKVAIF from the coding sequence ATGGCAAACAGTTTAAATTTAGCAAAGGCACAGAATGCAATTACAGCTCATGACTGGACAACTGCAGCAAGGCTGTATAAGGAGATGCTGCGTGGAGATGAAGGAAATGTAGAATATCTTCAGCAGCTTGGAAGCATTTATGTGCGTGCAGGTCAGGATGAAAAAGCAATTCCTTATTATGAGCAGATAATTACCGTGAATCCAGAAAATACCGATGCTATGGTCAGCCTTGGAGGAATCTTCCGCCGTCTTAAGCGTTACGAGGATTCTGTAAACATTCTGCACAAAGCTCAGGAAAGTTCTGCTAATAATCCATCAGTAAATTACAGCATTGGATTTACTTACAAAGAGATGGGTGCTTATGATGATGCCATTGATGCCTTTGAATCTGTTATTTCCCGAAACCCTGATGATGTTCTTGCCCATAATCATCTTGGTGCCATTTATTTTGCCAAAAAAGATTACAATACCGCAATCGCAACTTATAAGCGTGGACTTCAGGTAGATCAGAATCATCCTATTTTGAATTACAATCTTGCTCACGTTTATGAAGATATTAAAAACTTCCCTGAAGCAGTGCGCTGTTATGAAACGGCCCTTAAAACTCGTCCGGGCTGGCTCGAAGCAATCCGTGATTTTAGTGAACTTCTCATAAGATGTCAGGAAACAAAACAGGCTCAGGAACTTGTTGAGCAGTCAATTAAGCTGCATCCGGATGATGTAGATCTGCTATGTATTCTTGGACGAATCTATCTGAATCAGTTTGATTATGACAATGCAACTAAAACTTTTAAGCGTGCAGAAAGTTTAAAGAATAACGACATCAACATTCTGCTGGGACTTTCTAAATCTCTCGAAAAGGGAATGAAGATTGAACCTGCAATGGAAAAGATTGTAGATGCAGTTGGTATTGAGCCGGAAAATCTTGATGTTTGTAAGCAGTATTCTCATGTGCTGCTTTCTGCACAGCGCTATGACAAAGCTCTTGATGTTATTAAAAAGATTGATGAAAAGAGCGACGGAAAAGACCTTCAGATTCTCGATCTTTACGGTCAGTATTTTGTTTGTCGTGGAGATGAAGAAGCTGCTGAAACATATTTCAATAAAATCAGAAAAATCAATCACCATTATAAGGATTATATGATTAACGCTGCCGACCGTTATATTCAGACTGGCAATTATGAAAAGGCAGAAGAAATGGCTAATAAGTTTGTTGAAAGTCGTCCGAATATGCCGGAAGGTTATAATCTTCTTGGAACTATCAGTACAGCCCGCGGTGAATTGAATAAAGCAAAAGCAGAATATGAAAAAGGCTTGTCTTTAAAGAATCCGAATATATATGCAGTTAAGCAGCTTGAAAAGATTCATTCAGAAATGGAAGCAAATAAAGAAATCTATAATGATGAAGAAATGCCAATCGCTGTTGATGCTGATACACTTCCAGAGGAAGAAGGCGGAAATCTTACAGAGAGTGGAAGTCTTATAGATAACGATGAAAATACTGCAGACCAGGTTGATGCACTTTTGTCGAGCGGTAGTGATGAGGAAGATGAACTTCCTGATATCGGCAGCCTCGAAGCAACTCCTCCTATTGAACAGGCACTTTCTGGCGAGGACGGAGAGTTCTGGGAAGATTTTGATGATGATCCTGATGCTGTAAACAAACCTCTTATTGATGAGGAAGATGAAGCTTACGATGAAAATTCTGAAGATTCAGATCTAATGACAATGATGACTCCTGATGCAGCAGAAACTGGAAACGACTTGAAGAGCGGACTTTCTGAAGATGCTGGAGATTTTGATTTTGGTGATTTTGAGGACGGTGGTATCGTTGATCAGGAAGAAGAAACTGCAGCAGAGCCGGAAGCTTCAGATGTTTCAGAAGCTGAACCAGAAATCCCAGAATCAAAAGCAGAAACTTCTGTGCCTGTTGCAGGAAATCCTGTGGTAAGTCCTGAGGCTCCAGCAGCTGAATCTGAACAGCCGATGTTCGAACCTGACAGCAGTGTTGTTGAGCCTGAGTTTGCTGAGCAGAACGCTTCATCTCCGGTCTCTATGCCTGAAGCACAGCAGATGATGCAGGATCTAAAAAATCAGCAGAAAGAACTTGAACTCCAGCAGAGAGAGCTTGCACTTCAGCAGAAAGAACTTGCTGATGAACTTAAGCAGGAAAATGAAAAGATGATACAACAGACTGTAGAAAAGGCCGTTGAAGAAGCTGTGGAAGAAAAACTTTCCGCTTATGATTTACAGCCAGAACCTGTAGCAGATGAGACTGTCGTAGAGGAACCTTTTGTTGAAGAGCCTGTTTTTGATGAAACTGTAACTGCAGAAGAGCCAGTTGTTGAAAATGAACCGGTTGTAGAGGAAGATGCTGTTGTTGAGAACGAACCGGTTTTTGAAGAATCAGCGATTGATGATTTTGTAGAAGAACCTGTGTTTGAAAAAGAATCAGTTGTCGAGGAACCAATTGTTGAAGCAGAATCAGATGCTGAGAATGAACCAATTTTCGAAGATTCGATAATTGAAGAAGAAAGTGTTGACGAAACGCCTGTTGTAGACGAAACTATAGAGGACGATATGGATATACTTACCAGTGACCCATTTGTAACTGTAGATGAAATGTCTTCTCTTTTTGGTGATGATTTTTACCAGAGCCCTGCTCCGGTAATTGAAGAATCAAATGATGAACCATTAAGTGATGAAAATTTTGTTACAGCTGATGATATGATTGATAAAATTGGCCGCATCCTCAACGATGACGAGATGAAGAAATCTTGTTCTGCTGAGCTCGAACTGTTTAAAACTCTTCGTACCCTTGCCGGCTTCCTGCCGGAAAAGGAAAAGAACTCGTTCGACTGCTGCCGTATGCGAATGGTTATCGAGTACATCATTCAGAAGATGTCTGGAAAACCTGGACTTCTTATTACAGCAGAGTCACTTATTAAGTCCGGAGTTCTCGGCGAAGAATACAACCGCCAGCTCGAAGACTGCTGCGATGAAGAATTAAGCAACGATCTTATCCGTCACGTAATCACAGATATGAAAAAACTTGCACAGGGCCTTGAAGACAGGGAGCTGTGCAATGCGTTGTGCGTAAGTGCCGATGGTATACTTGAGCAGATTGCTCTTATAGACCAGAAAGTTGCTATATTTTAA